Proteins encoded together in one Rossellomorea sp. y25 window:
- a CDS encoding DUF350 domain-containing protein: MENFWENEFVQTTGNYSVVILCLILFLAIFELVTKYRNWEEIKKGNMAVAMATGGKIFGIANIFRHSISHNDTILTTIGWGVFGFFLLLIGYFIYEFLTPKFKIDEEIANDNRAVGFISLVISVGLSYVIGAGIS; encoded by the coding sequence ATGGAGAACTTTTGGGAAAATGAATTTGTTCAAACAACTGGTAATTACAGTGTGGTCATTTTATGTTTGATTCTGTTCCTTGCCATTTTTGAATTGGTAACAAAGTATAGAAATTGGGAAGAAATAAAAAAGGGTAATATGGCCGTGGCGATGGCAACTGGTGGGAAAATATTTGGGATTGCGAATATTTTCCGCCACTCCATCAGCCACAATGATACCATCCTGACCACAATAGGATGGGGTGTGTTCGGCTTTTTTCTATTACTGATCGGCTATTTCATTTATGAATTTCTGACACCGAAATTTAAAATTGACGAAGAAATTGCAAATGATAACCGGGCGGTGGGCTTCATTTCATTAGTTATTTCAGTTGGTTTATCCTATGTAATAGGAGCCGGTATATCGTAA
- the trxA gene encoding thioredoxin, whose translation MAITHATDQSFSTETNSGLVLADFWAPWCGPCKMIAPVLEELDGEMGDKVKIVKVDVDENQETAGKYGVMSIPTLVVLKDGEVVDKVIGFQPKEALAELLNKHV comes from the coding sequence ATGGCAATTACACATGCTACTGATCAATCATTCTCAACTGAAACAAATTCCGGACTGGTATTAGCGGATTTCTGGGCACCTTGGTGTGGACCTTGTAAAATGATCGCTCCAGTACTGGAAGAGTTAGATGGAGAAATGGGCGACAAAGTGAAAATCGTCAAAGTTGACGTTGATGAAAATCAGGAAACAGCAGGTAAATACGGGGTAATGAGTATCCCGACTTTAGTTGTCCTAAAAGACGGCGAAGTTGTAGACAAAGTAATCGGTTTCCAACCTAAGGAAGCACTTGCTGAACTATTAAACAAACACGTATAA
- a CDS encoding TetR/AcrR family transcriptional regulator, whose protein sequence is MKRNKPKYKQIIDAAVIVIAENGYHQAQVSKIAKQAGVADGTIYLYFKNKEDILISLFKEKMVLFVEKIEEVIAGKQTVSEKLLVMIENHCKILSDDHHLAIVTQLELRQSNKDIRLKINDVLKGYLQLVDKILISGIESGEFSSDLDVRLARQMIFGTLDEMVTTWVMNDQKYDLVAQVPAIHKLLLHGCGGRN, encoded by the coding sequence ATGAAACGAAATAAACCTAAATACAAGCAAATTATCGATGCTGCTGTTATCGTTATAGCCGAAAATGGTTACCATCAGGCACAAGTGTCCAAGATCGCGAAGCAGGCCGGGGTCGCTGATGGAACGATTTATCTCTATTTTAAAAATAAAGAAGATATCCTGATTTCGTTGTTTAAAGAAAAAATGGTACTCTTTGTCGAAAAAATTGAGGAAGTTATAGCAGGAAAACAGACAGTTTCAGAGAAATTATTAGTGATGATTGAAAATCATTGTAAAATTCTGTCGGATGATCACCATCTAGCGATTGTAACACAACTGGAGCTCAGGCAATCCAATAAGGATATCCGTTTAAAAATCAATGATGTACTAAAAGGATATCTGCAATTAGTCGATAAAATTCTGATTAGCGGAATAGAATCGGGAGAGTTTTCAAGTGACCTGGATGTCCGGCTGGCTCGTCAAATGATTTTCGGGACTCTGGATGAAATGGTGACAACGTGGGTGATGAACGATCAGAAATATGACTTAGTAGCTCAAGTCCCTGCTATTCACAAACTATTACTTCATGGGTGTGGCGGCAGGAACTAA
- a CDS encoding long-chain-fatty-acid--CoA ligase, producing the protein MTMNKPWFAEYPAEIPTELNLIEKPLQSYLTEAATLYNSKVAIQFMGKEMTYKELHESALKFAHYLKSLGIKKDDRVAIMLPNTPQSVIAYYGILYAGGIVVQTNPLYMEREIEYQMKDSGAKVILTLDILYPRVSKVMKNTGLEHIIVTAIKDYLPFPKNLIYPFIQKKQYGIVVKVDHSGQNHLFTEIMKTAKPEITQQAFDFENDVALLQYTGGTTGFPKGVMLTHKNLVANASMCDAWLYKCKKGEERVLGILPFFHVYGMTAVMILSVMQGYKMILLPKFDPETTLKTIQKQKPTLFPGAPTIYIGLLNHPELKNYDLSSIDSCLSGSAPLPVEVQQQFEDVTGGKLVEGYGLTESSPVTHSNFLWDKERIKGSVGVPWPSTDAAIFSLETGEPLPPNEMGEIVVKGPQVMKGYWNRPEETEQTLRDGWLLTGDLGYMDERGYFYVVDRKKDMIIAGGFNIYPREIEEVLYEHPAIQEVVAAGVPDEYRGETVKAYVVLKEGEVLTEEELNEFARKYLAAYKVPRIYEFRKELPKTAVGKILRRALVEEERQKIEEEQKTS; encoded by the coding sequence ATAACAATGAATAAACCATGGTTTGCTGAATATCCAGCAGAGATTCCCACGGAGTTAAATTTAATCGAAAAACCACTGCAGTCCTATTTAACTGAAGCAGCTACCCTTTATAACAGTAAAGTTGCCATTCAATTTATGGGCAAGGAAATGACCTACAAAGAATTACATGAATCCGCACTCAAGTTCGCTCATTACCTTAAATCACTGGGAATCAAGAAAGACGATCGGGTTGCGATCATGCTGCCGAATACTCCTCAATCCGTAATCGCGTACTATGGCATTCTCTACGCAGGTGGAATTGTCGTACAAACCAATCCCTTATATATGGAAAGGGAAATTGAATACCAAATGAAGGATTCAGGTGCCAAGGTGATCCTGACATTGGATATTCTATATCCAAGAGTGTCAAAAGTGATGAAGAATACCGGACTTGAGCACATTATTGTAACCGCTATCAAAGACTACCTTCCATTTCCTAAGAATCTCATCTACCCATTCATCCAGAAGAAACAATACGGCATTGTTGTGAAAGTGGACCATTCAGGACAGAATCATTTATTTACTGAGATCATGAAAACGGCCAAACCGGAAATTACACAACAGGCATTTGATTTTGAAAATGATGTGGCTCTGCTTCAATACACAGGCGGGACGACAGGTTTCCCGAAAGGGGTTATGCTCACTCATAAGAACCTTGTCGCCAATGCTTCCATGTGTGATGCGTGGCTTTATAAATGTAAAAAAGGAGAAGAGCGGGTCCTTGGAATCCTTCCATTCTTTCATGTGTACGGAATGACAGCCGTTATGATATTATCCGTCATGCAGGGATATAAAATGATCTTACTGCCTAAATTTGATCCCGAAACGACCTTGAAAACCATTCAAAAGCAGAAACCGACCTTATTTCCCGGTGCACCTACCATCTATATCGGCTTGCTGAATCATCCTGAACTGAAGAATTATGACTTATCCTCCATCGATTCATGCCTTAGTGGAAGCGCGCCATTGCCTGTTGAAGTGCAGCAGCAATTCGAAGATGTCACCGGAGGGAAACTCGTTGAGGGCTATGGATTGACAGAATCTTCACCTGTCACTCATTCCAATTTCCTTTGGGATAAAGAAAGAATAAAGGGAAGCGTCGGAGTTCCTTGGCCGAGTACGGATGCAGCCATCTTCTCACTGGAAACAGGAGAACCGCTTCCACCGAACGAAATGGGTGAAATCGTCGTGAAAGGTCCTCAAGTGATGAAAGGTTACTGGAATCGTCCGGAGGAAACCGAACAAACGTTAAGGGATGGCTGGCTATTGACGGGGGATTTGGGTTATATGGATGAGAGAGGTTACTTCTATGTTGTGGATCGCAAGAAGGATATGATCATTGCCGGAGGCTTTAATATTTACCCACGTGAGATCGAAGAGGTCCTTTATGAACATCCTGCGATCCAAGAGGTTGTAGCTGCAGGCGTCCCAGATGAATACAGGGGAGAAACCGTAAAGGCGTATGTGGTCCTGAAAGAAGGAGAAGTCCTGACAGAGGAGGAACTCAACGAATTTGCCCGTAAATACCTGGCTGCCTACAAGGTGCCCCGGATTTATGAATTTAGAAAAGAGCTTCCCAAAACGGCTGTAGGAAAAATATTACGAAGAGCACTTGTAGAAGAGGAGCGCCAAAAGATAGAGGAAGAGCAGAAAACAAGTTAA
- a CDS encoding enoyl-CoA hydratase, which yields MESLSWSLEGKVATVLIQRPPANALASGLIKEIDSVLDELEENADVRVILLKGEGRFFSAGADIKEFTTIESGEEFSQLAKKGQDVFERMENFSKPIIAAIHGAALGGGLELAMGCHIRLVSENAKLGLPELQLGLVPGFAGSQRLPKLVGRAKAAEMLLTSEPISGTEAVQWGLANKAYPEDQLFDKAKEMADKIAKKSPGAMKAAIELLSYTKDDRFYEGVMRESDLFGEIFVSADAKEGISAFVEKREPHFKG from the coding sequence ATGGAAAGTTTATCATGGTCATTAGAGGGAAAGGTAGCAACGGTTCTAATCCAAAGACCTCCTGCTAATGCATTAGCCAGTGGACTTATTAAAGAAATCGATTCAGTTCTGGATGAGCTTGAAGAAAACGCCGATGTCAGAGTGATCTTACTGAAAGGTGAGGGACGCTTCTTCTCTGCGGGTGCTGACATTAAAGAATTCACGACGATTGAAAGTGGTGAAGAATTCTCTCAATTGGCGAAAAAAGGCCAGGACGTTTTTGAACGCATGGAGAACTTTTCAAAGCCTATCATTGCAGCGATTCATGGAGCCGCTTTAGGTGGAGGATTGGAGCTTGCAATGGGATGTCACATCCGATTGGTCAGCGAGAACGCAAAGCTTGGTTTACCAGAGCTTCAGTTAGGGCTTGTTCCTGGATTTGCCGGCTCCCAGCGCTTACCGAAATTGGTAGGAAGGGCAAAAGCGGCAGAAATGTTATTAACGAGTGAGCCAATCAGCGGAACTGAAGCTGTACAGTGGGGACTTGCCAATAAAGCATACCCTGAAGATCAGCTCTTCGATAAAGCGAAAGAAATGGCCGATAAGATTGCGAAGAAGAGCCCTGGAGCGATGAAAGCAGCCATTGAGCTGTTAAGTTATACAAAAGATGACCGTTTCTATGAAGGTGTAATGAGAGAATCGGATCTTTTCGGTGAAATATTTGTATCAGCTGATGCCAAAGAGGGTATTTCAGCGTTTGTTGAAAAGCGTGAACCGCACTTTAAAGGCTAG
- a CDS encoding ectonucleotide pyrophosphatase/phosphodiesterase has translation MKSASKFEKVAARCWNLLNEGKPFTPIFTVGTMLLFHLGDFASLSFWLNFTISLAITLPLFILFFVYDFPLFLRNYLWIPIVAYLIIGWEWNLALSLLGIGLYFFFTILFWGTLYYHLRIGTSWLNFTRFWKLVLKNSDSTSGNAQEQLPKFLLLLAYWQYTYSLLDTSQQLPIVQFLSFFGGLLVFTFILHRYLFDWKPKMYEEYAKDAEDWKEDRADRVVVIVVDGMRKERFQEAETPFLDSLKAEGTEFSNMETVYPARTVVCFSSMFTGTYPYEHGITSNMVWKLGIKVESIFDSLRKVGKKGRLLGVAHLVDSMGSDVDTFTAVMHNDKADPTIMKKAKHIMKEQDPDLFIVQMIGTDQTGHSRGVLYDEYLQKINEADRLIEDFVQWMKEEGKMDNTTLFICADHGQADGIGGHGHLDEGERFVPFIMHGPNIHKGRKVESKHSLVSMASTIAHILGAPFPSHARGPVLEEAFRRKEEHRE, from the coding sequence GTGAAAAGCGCCTCTAAGTTTGAAAAGGTAGCAGCACGCTGCTGGAATTTATTAAATGAAGGAAAGCCCTTCACACCCATTTTTACGGTAGGTACGATGCTTCTCTTTCATCTTGGTGATTTTGCATCGCTATCATTTTGGCTGAACTTCACGATTAGTTTAGCGATCACCCTGCCACTTTTTATATTATTTTTTGTTTATGACTTCCCCTTGTTTTTAAGAAACTATCTGTGGATACCGATTGTGGCTTATTTAATCATTGGATGGGAATGGAATCTCGCGTTATCCCTGTTAGGAATCGGTCTTTACTTTTTCTTCACGATTTTATTCTGGGGAACATTATATTACCACCTCCGCATCGGAACATCGTGGCTCAACTTCACAAGGTTCTGGAAGCTCGTATTGAAGAACAGTGACTCTACAAGTGGTAATGCTCAGGAGCAGCTTCCTAAATTTCTATTATTACTGGCTTACTGGCAGTACACGTACTCACTCCTCGATACAAGCCAGCAGCTGCCAATCGTTCAGTTCTTAAGCTTCTTTGGAGGTCTTCTGGTTTTCACATTCATTCTTCACCGTTATTTATTCGACTGGAAGCCCAAGATGTATGAAGAATATGCTAAAGATGCAGAAGATTGGAAAGAAGATCGGGCAGATCGTGTCGTGGTCATCGTAGTGGACGGAATGAGGAAGGAACGTTTTCAAGAAGCGGAAACCCCGTTTTTGGATTCCCTCAAGGCAGAAGGAACAGAATTCTCCAACATGGAGACGGTCTATCCTGCCCGCACGGTTGTCTGCTTTTCATCCATGTTCACCGGGACGTATCCATACGAACACGGGATCACCTCGAATATGGTTTGGAAGCTGGGGATTAAAGTCGAAAGCATTTTTGACTCTTTACGTAAAGTAGGGAAGAAGGGAAGGCTATTAGGGGTTGCCCATCTGGTCGATTCCATGGGGTCTGACGTTGATACGTTCACAGCCGTCATGCATAACGATAAAGCCGATCCAACAATCATGAAAAAAGCGAAACATATCATGAAAGAGCAAGATCCGGATTTATTCATCGTACAAATGATCGGGACCGATCAAACCGGTCACAGTCGCGGGGTTTTATACGACGAGTATTTACAAAAAATAAATGAAGCAGACCGATTGATTGAAGACTTTGTCCAATGGATGAAAGAGGAAGGCAAGATGGATAACACAACATTATTTATCTGTGCCGATCATGGACAGGCTGATGGAATCGGAGGACACGGACATCTTGATGAAGGAGAACGATTCGTGCCATTTATCATGCATGGACCTAATATCCATAAGGGACGCAAGGTGGAATCAAAGCATAGCCTTGTTTCCATGGCCAGCACCATCGCTCATATTCTGGGAGCACCATTCCCCAGCCATGCACGTGGACCTGTTTTAGAAGAAGCATTTAGAAGAAAGGAAGAACATCGTGAATAA
- a CDS encoding electron transfer flavoprotein subunit beta/FixA family protein, protein MNIYVLLKRTFDTEEKISIQNGQIAEDGAEFIINPYDEYAVEEAIQVRDAHGGEVTVVSVGGEESEKQLRTALAMGADKAVLINTEDDLDYGDQFTTAKILAHYLKEQEVDLILAGNVAIDGGSGQVGPRVAEQLDIPYVTTITKLEIDGETVTVTRDVEGDSEVIETSLPLLVTAQQGLNEPRYPSLPGIMKAKKKPLDEVELDDLDLDEDEVEAKTKTIEIYLPPKKEAGKVLEGELDAQVSELVSLLRNEAKVI, encoded by the coding sequence ATGAACATCTATGTACTTTTGAAAAGAACGTTTGATACTGAGGAGAAAATTTCGATCCAAAACGGTCAAATTGCTGAAGATGGAGCTGAATTTATCATAAATCCTTACGATGAATATGCAGTGGAAGAAGCTATTCAAGTACGCGATGCACATGGTGGAGAAGTGACGGTCGTGTCAGTTGGCGGAGAAGAAAGTGAGAAGCAACTGAGAACCGCTTTGGCGATGGGGGCAGATAAAGCAGTCCTTATCAACACAGAAGACGATCTTGATTATGGAGATCAATTCACTACAGCGAAAATTTTGGCCCACTATTTAAAAGAGCAGGAAGTAGACTTAATTCTTGCAGGTAATGTTGCCATTGATGGTGGATCTGGACAAGTTGGTCCCCGTGTAGCTGAACAACTTGATATCCCTTATGTAACAACGATCACGAAATTGGAAATTGATGGTGAAACGGTTACAGTCACTCGTGATGTAGAAGGGGATTCAGAGGTGATTGAAACATCTCTACCATTGTTAGTAACGGCACAACAAGGTTTGAATGAGCCGCGCTATCCATCACTGCCAGGAATCATGAAGGCAAAGAAAAAGCCTCTTGATGAAGTGGAACTTGATGATTTAGATTTAGATGAAGATGAAGTAGAAGCTAAAACAAAAACAATTGAAATCTACCTTCCACCGAAGAAGGAAGCAGGTAAAGTGTTAGAAGGCGAATTGGATGCTCAAGTATCAGAGCTTGTTTCACTTCTTCGTAATGAAGCGAAAGTTATATAA
- a CDS encoding lysylphosphatidylglycerol synthase transmembrane domain-containing protein: MRSIYKSFTYIIGIGILCYFIWFIATGWDHLQFKRLLSQLILHPVLAMSGMFIYGSSFYLKGIATKKLLGDSIKLSSAMYGLWYSLALNHLLPVKGGDVIRSYILYEREGLSKSASAQSVIIVRLMDILSLCLLVSLGISFVALENPLSPDVILAVGGITLAIGVVSYYKRQFLHHQWNVMLSLIKGRGFFYAFFLVFISWILEAALLLSVCIATNTGISTFQGIWVNSLTILGQVFQITPGGLANYETIMAFGLSQFSIPMETGMAIAVLTHGIKFAFSYSVGLYALLKHPISPTLIKNLRKRKGGA; the protein is encoded by the coding sequence ATGAGAAGCATTTATAAATCTTTTACGTACATAATCGGAATCGGGATCCTTTGCTACTTTATATGGTTCATTGCAACAGGTTGGGACCATCTGCAGTTTAAACGACTTTTATCTCAACTGATTCTTCATCCCGTCTTGGCGATGTCGGGGATGTTCATTTATGGTTCATCTTTTTATTTAAAAGGCATAGCCACGAAAAAACTATTAGGTGATAGCATCAAGCTTTCCAGTGCCATGTATGGGCTTTGGTACAGCTTGGCACTTAATCATCTACTGCCAGTCAAAGGCGGCGATGTGATTCGTTCGTATATTTTATATGAAAGAGAAGGATTGTCTAAATCAGCTTCGGCACAATCTGTTATTATAGTAAGGTTGATGGATATTCTCTCACTTTGTCTACTGGTGTCATTGGGGATATCGTTTGTAGCATTAGAAAATCCATTATCACCAGATGTCATTTTAGCTGTCGGAGGAATCACCCTGGCGATAGGGGTGGTCTCTTATTACAAACGTCAATTCCTCCATCATCAATGGAATGTCATGCTCTCCCTCATAAAGGGGAGGGGATTTTTCTATGCATTTTTCCTTGTTTTTATTAGTTGGATATTGGAAGCGGCCCTTCTGCTGTCTGTTTGCATCGCAACGAATACAGGAATCTCCACTTTTCAAGGGATATGGGTGAATAGTCTGACCATACTCGGGCAGGTTTTTCAAATTACTCCCGGTGGGCTTGCGAACTATGAAACGATCATGGCTTTTGGTCTCAGCCAATTCTCAATACCGATGGAAACAGGAATGGCAATCGCGGTTTTGACACATGGAATAAAATTCGCTTTCTCATATTCTGTTGGACTATATGCACTATTGAAACATCCTATTTCACCAACTCTTATAAAAAATTTAAGAAAAAGAAAAGGAGGGGCATGA
- a CDS encoding glycosyltransferase family 2 protein, whose amino-acid sequence MNKQKVVVFLPAYNEEETIGDVIRDIPREFHPDVQVEVLVVNDGSTDDTVKVAEEAGADYIVHMERNSGLGAAVRRGLKESLLKGADIGVMIDADGEYPASQIPELLEPIFTNQSDYTMGSRFKGTIDGMRIHRRLGNYCFTLLQCVLLRTWIYDGQSGMRAFSKQVMEHAEIIHDYNYAQVVTLNIMRKGFRMTEVPIEYRVRTKGQSFIKFKAYMFNVLPAIVKEMKRPVEKVDIDYNVHKISATSIEGL is encoded by the coding sequence GTGAATAAACAGAAGGTTGTTGTTTTTTTGCCTGCTTATAACGAAGAAGAAACCATCGGGGATGTCATCCGTGACATTCCCAGGGAGTTTCATCCTGATGTTCAGGTGGAAGTACTTGTCGTGAATGATGGGTCGACCGATGACACCGTTAAGGTTGCAGAAGAAGCAGGAGCAGACTATATCGTACATATGGAACGTAATTCAGGCTTAGGTGCGGCAGTAAGAAGAGGGTTAAAGGAATCACTGCTAAAAGGGGCGGATATCGGTGTCATGATTGATGCGGATGGAGAATACCCTGCATCTCAAATACCTGAGCTGTTAGAGCCGATCTTTACAAATCAGTCAGATTATACAATGGGATCCCGCTTTAAGGGGACCATCGACGGGATGAGAATCCATCGACGCCTCGGCAATTATTGTTTTACCTTACTACAATGTGTGTTGCTGAGAACCTGGATCTATGATGGTCAGTCAGGGATGAGGGCGTTCTCTAAACAAGTAATGGAACATGCAGAAATCATTCATGACTATAATTATGCTCAAGTGGTGACTCTAAATATCATGCGTAAAGGTTTCAGAATGACGGAGGTGCCGATTGAATATAGAGTTAGGACGAAGGGACAGTCCTTCATCAAGTTCAAAGCCTATATGTTTAATGTGCTTCCGGCTATCGTAAAAGAAATGAAACGGCCTGTTGAAAAAGTGGATATAGATTATAATGTTCACAAAATTTCTGCAACATCCATTGAAGGCCTTTAA
- a CDS encoding NAD-dependent epimerase/dehydratase family protein, with protein MKVKIVITGGAGFIGMHLTKRLMSKDYQVSIIDCFHAYYSTDRKKQHLKEIQFPTGDLYEVDLTDRDKTKAIIHKLKPDAVIHLAALPGVAYSLEEPLKYVDYDIKATINTIEACGEAGVKRFLFASSSSVYGDEPGRALKEEDADGRTISPYAASKWSAESFCHMYAHMYDMHVNILRFFTVYGPWGRPDMAIPKFISKLLKNEFISIFGSDSGRDYTYIDDIIHGIELTLQKGKRGETYNLGSGRVVKMTRLLEILRTHFPEMNVDYDTYRMGDVLSTHSDISKAQSHLGYFPTTTIEDGIGNTILWAKQNEKHL; from the coding sequence ATGAAAGTGAAAATAGTGATTACAGGTGGTGCAGGATTTATCGGGATGCACCTTACCAAAAGACTCATGAGTAAGGATTATCAGGTTTCAATCATTGATTGTTTCCATGCTTATTATTCAACCGATCGAAAGAAACAGCATTTGAAAGAGATACAATTCCCTACAGGGGATTTATACGAGGTTGATTTAACAGATCGTGATAAGACCAAAGCAATCATCCATAAATTAAAGCCCGACGCGGTTATTCATTTAGCCGCATTGCCGGGAGTGGCCTATTCATTGGAAGAGCCACTGAAATATGTTGATTATGATATTAAAGCAACGATTAATACAATAGAGGCTTGTGGAGAAGCGGGAGTCAAGCGCTTTTTGTTCGCTTCATCCTCCTCTGTTTATGGAGATGAACCGGGAAGGGCGTTAAAGGAAGAGGATGCAGATGGGAGGACTATTTCTCCATATGCAGCTTCTAAATGGAGTGCAGAAAGCTTCTGCCATATGTATGCACATATGTACGATATGCATGTGAACATTCTTCGTTTCTTTACGGTGTATGGCCCATGGGGAAGACCGGATATGGCGATCCCTAAATTCATATCGAAACTTCTAAAGAACGAGTTCATCTCCATTTTTGGCAGTGATAGTGGACGGGACTATACGTATATCGACGATATCATCCACGGGATTGAATTAACCTTACAAAAGGGAAAAAGAGGAGAAACCTATAATCTGGGAAGTGGTCGGGTAGTGAAAATGACTAGATTGTTAGAGATTCTTCGTACCCATTTTCCTGAAATGAACGTGGACTACGACACGTACCGTATGGGGGATGTTCTTTCTACTCATTCAGATATTTCCAAGGCTCAATCGCACTTGGGATATTTTCCAACCACCACCATTGAAGACGGAATAGGGAATACCATTCTGTGGGCAAAGCAAAATGAGAAGCATTTATAA
- a CDS encoding electron transfer flavoprotein subunit alpha/FixB family protein, protein MARKVLVLGEVRDGSLRNVSFEAIAAGKTVSEGGEVVAVLIGKSVSALGEELIQYGADKVVVVENDKLEQYTSDGYSQAILSVIEEEKPEGIIFGHTALGKDLSPKVASKLSSGLISDATDLEEAGGNLVFTRPIYSGKAFEKKIVTDGLIFATIRPNNIEPLAKDESRTGEVTSLSVDIKDLRTIIKEVVRKASEGVDLSEAKVIIAGGRGVKSEDGFNPLKELADVLGGAVGASRGACDADYCDYSLQIGQTGKVVTPDLYIACGISGAIQHLAGMSNSKVIVAINKDPEANIFNVADYGIVGDLFEVVPMLTEEFKKLKVSSS, encoded by the coding sequence ATGGCGAGAAAAGTATTAGTACTTGGAGAAGTTCGTGACGGATCATTACGTAATGTTTCCTTTGAAGCAATTGCGGCAGGTAAAACAGTATCTGAAGGCGGAGAAGTAGTAGCCGTTTTAATTGGTAAAAGTGTAAGCGCTTTAGGAGAAGAATTGATTCAGTATGGAGCAGACAAAGTAGTGGTTGTCGAAAACGATAAGCTGGAACAATATACTTCAGACGGTTATTCACAAGCGATTCTTTCTGTGATTGAGGAAGAGAAACCAGAAGGAATTATCTTTGGACATACAGCCCTTGGGAAAGACTTATCTCCTAAAGTGGCAAGCAAATTAAGTTCAGGATTGATCTCGGATGCGACAGACCTTGAGGAAGCTGGCGGGAACCTCGTTTTCACAAGACCGATTTACTCAGGCAAAGCATTTGAAAAGAAAATCGTGACTGACGGATTGATTTTTGCGACGATTCGCCCTAATAACATCGAGCCATTAGCGAAAGATGAGTCACGTACAGGAGAAGTCACTTCCCTTTCCGTTGACATCAAGGACTTACGTACAATCATTAAAGAAGTCGTTCGTAAAGCAAGCGAAGGTGTAGACTTATCTGAAGCGAAAGTCATTATTGCCGGCGGGCGTGGAGTGAAAAGTGAAGATGGATTCAATCCCCTTAAGGAACTGGCAGATGTACTTGGTGGAGCTGTTGGGGCATCTCGTGGAGCATGTGATGCCGATTACTGTGACTATTCCCTACAGATTGGTCAAACAGGTAAAGTGGTAACGCCTGACCTCTATATTGCATGTGGTATTTCTGGAGCAATCCAGCATTTAGCAGGGATGTCGAATTCTAAAGTCATCGTTGCGATCAATAAAGATCCTGAAGCGAACATCTTTAACGTAGCGGATTATGGAATCGTGGGTGACCTGTTCGAAGTAGTACCGATGCTGACTGAAGAGTTTAAGAAGCTTAAAGTATCTTCTTCTTAA